agccgccgccctcccctccccagcaacccgTCCCATTATCGCGACGACGAGATTGATCAATTCCCGTCAATACCACgactcccaaacccaaaccctccaagGCCCCCTCTACAAACAcctcacaaccacctccaaaccctccccccaccctccaaaAAAGAGCCTATTCCTCCGACCCACCAgccgacgacaaccacccctccaaaatctacgacttctcctccctccagaAACTAATCTCAAACCCGTCGCCCAAAGTGACAATAATCGGTACTGCTTTTCCTCCCTGACCCCTTTTCTTACCACACCTTTTACTGACGGCAAAACAGACTCCCGCGAACCAGGCGAACTCCAACAAACAGGCTACATCCCCTCAGCAATCAACATCcccgtcaccacctcccccgactcattcttcatctcccccgaAGAA
The window above is part of the Podospora bellae-mahoneyi strain CBS 112042 chromosome 3, whole genome shotgun sequence genome. Proteins encoded here:
- the RDL2 gene encoding Thiosulfate sulfurtransferase rdl2, mitochondrial (COG:P; EggNog:ENOG503P5AA): MASRRLLTLLPRAAALPSPATRPIIATTRLINSRQYHDSQTQTLQGPLYKHLTTTSKPSPHPPKKSLFLRPTSRRQPPLQNLRLLLPPETNLKPVAQSDNNRLPRTRRTPTNRLHPLSNQHPRHHLPRLILHLPRRI